TCAAAAACCTCTGCAAAAAATTTAATTTTATTTCCTTTTACATATATTACTTTGAGTTTTATATAGACTTTAAAGCCCATAGGTGTTGGGGCTATATGATTTATTTTTGCTGATGATACAACTGAAACATGTTCTGGTATTAAAGGTTCAAGTAATTCTGTGGAAGCTCTAAATATTTCCTCTAATAAAGCAGTTGTTGCTAATAGATGGAAATCTTTAAATTCATCTTTTTCAGACCACAAAAAAGATTCATCATTTACACTAAAAGAATAATTAAACTCCTTCCCCTCCAATTTCTTGATCTCCTCTAGACTCAAATCCATTGTCTTCTTTCACCTCCCCAGTTCCTAACAACTCACTCAATTCCTCTCCACTTAGAGTTTCTTTCTCTAACAGTACATTTGCAATTTCATGTAATTTATCAATATTTTCAGATAGAATATTCTTTGCTTTTTCATATGATTCAATTATAATTCTCTTTATTTCATTATCTATTTCATTTGCAGTTTCTTCACTATAATTCTTCATTTTAGCTAATTCTTTACCTAAAAATACCTCTTCCTCTTCAGCACCCCAAGCGATTGGACCTAATCTTTCACTCATACCAAATTTTAATATCATAATTCTAGCATATTCCGTTGCTTTTTGTAAATCATTTGCTGCACCACTAGTAATTTGATTAAATACTAATTCTTCAGCAGCTCTACCACCTAAAATCCCTGTTATTCTGTCAAGTATTTCTTCTTTTGTCATTAAATATCTATCTTCTAATGGAAGTTGAAGAGTAAATCCTAATGCTTGATGTCCTCTTGGTATTATAGTAACCTTATGAACAGGATCAGCATTTGGCAATAACGCGCCAACTATAGCATGACCTAATTCATGATAAGCTATTATCTTTCTTGTTTTCTCGGAAATAACCCGAGTCTTTCTTGCTGGACCTGCAATAACCCTATCTATAGCCTCTTCCATTTCGTCCATTTCAATTATTTTTTTACCTTTTCTAGCAGATAATAATGCCGCTTCATTAATTAAATTTTCTAAGTCCGCACCAGAAAAACCTGGAGTTCGTCTAGCTAATACTTCAACATCTACATTAGGAGAAATAGGTTTACCTTTCATATGTATTTTTAATATTTGTTCTCTACCTTTAACATCTGGCATATCTAATACTACTTTTTTATCAAATCTACCAGGTCTCAACAACGCCTTATCTAATATATCAGGCCTATTAGTTGCCGCCATAACGACAATTCCTACTCTTGGATCAAAACCATCCATTTCTACTAATAATTGGTTTAATGTTTGTT
Above is a genomic segment from Marinitoga litoralis containing:
- a CDS encoding thioesterase family protein, which produces MDLSLEEIKKLEGKEFNYSFSVNDESFLWSEKDEFKDFHLLATTALLEEIFRASTELLEPLIPEHVSVVSSAKINHIAPTPMGFKVYIKLKVIYVKGNKIKFFAEVFDEVEKIAEAEFKKIIVSKNALKRKTNEKSTKII
- the ftsH gene encoding ATP-dependent zinc metalloprotease FtsH, whose protein sequence is MADKNENNDKKRLLGIIAVYLVIGFIIFFIIRGMTVDTTSTTISYTEFSELVDKGRISKVLVKDTGNVVVKTIEGQSYDLFAPIILRDSDFVDKLIEKNVEVDFKQDVTSGWLYGILSYIIPFIILIFLWMIMLRPLTGRGPQGMNFTKSPARKYDPDKERVTFNDVAGVDEAKEELEDIVKFLKNPQAFNKMGARMPKGILLVGPPGTGKTLIARAVAGEAKVPFFYISGSDFVELFVGVGAARVRDLFSQAKANAPAIIFIDEIDAVGRQRGAGLGGGHDEREQTLNQLLVEMDGFDPRVGIVVMAATNRPDILDKALLRPGRFDKKVVLDMPDVKGREQILKIHMKGKPISPNVDVEVLARRTPGFSGADLENLINEAALLSARKGKKIIEMDEMEEAIDRVIAGPARKTRVISEKTRKIIAYHELGHAIVGALLPNADPVHKVTIIPRGHQALGFTLQLPLEDRYLMTKEEILDRITGILGGRAAEELVFNQITSGAANDLQKATEYARIMILKFGMSERLGPIAWGAEEEEVFLGKELAKMKNYSEETANEIDNEIKRIIIESYEKAKNILSENIDKLHEIANVLLEKETLSGEELSELLGTGEVKEDNGFESRGDQEIGGEGV